From Rhabdothermincola sediminis, a single genomic window includes:
- a CDS encoding c-type cytochrome codes for MKAVKVLTLAVALVVGVLALNACGTGSDDTATPADPVLARGQQVFRQNCATCHGAKGGGGNGPRLAGVVASRYPNIEDQIAVITEGRAGMPSFGQQLSAEDIRAVATYERSL; via the coding sequence GTGAAGGCAGTCAAGGTCCTCACCCTCGCCGTCGCGCTCGTCGTCGGTGTGCTGGCACTGAACGCCTGCGGCACCGGAAGCGACGACACCGCCACACCGGCCGATCCGGTCCTGGCTCGCGGACAGCAGGTGTTCCGCCAGAACTGTGCCACCTGCCATGGTGCCAAGGGCGGAGGTGGGAACGGGCCGCGGCTCGCCGGGGTGGTGGCCAGCCGTTACCCGAACATCGAGGACCAGATCGCGGTCATCACCGAAGGCCGGGCCGGCATGCCCTCGTTCGGACAGCAGCTCTCCGCCGAGGACATCCGGGCAGTGGCCACCTACGAGCGCAGCCTCTGA
- a CDS encoding histidine phosphatase family protein, with translation MLPAVELLFIRHGEPAWDEAGLAVDDPALTDRGIEQARLLGRALRGLRADQLLVSPLRRAQQTAEPIADALGLEPTTLPWLAEISMGRWQGTPSEAVERAFRENRGRPLEEQWEGIPGGESFRHFHARVTGGLQEMLDGAGALRLSDHPPLWKLCEPERRIVVVAHGGTNAVSLGYLLGIEPVPWEWERFVSFHASVSTLQPVEISSGHTFSLLRFADTTHLPAELQTR, from the coding sequence ATGCTGCCCGCCGTGGAGCTGCTGTTCATCCGCCACGGTGAACCCGCCTGGGATGAAGCCGGGCTCGCGGTCGATGATCCCGCGCTCACCGATCGGGGCATCGAGCAGGCCCGGCTGCTCGGCCGGGCACTGCGCGGGCTGCGTGCCGACCAGCTCCTGGTCTCCCCGTTGCGGCGAGCGCAGCAGACCGCCGAGCCGATCGCCGACGCCTTGGGACTCGAGCCCACCACCCTGCCCTGGCTGGCGGAGATCTCGATGGGTCGCTGGCAGGGCACGCCCAGCGAAGCCGTTGAGCGAGCCTTCCGCGAGAACCGCGGCCGTCCCCTGGAGGAGCAGTGGGAAGGGATCCCCGGCGGGGAGAGCTTCCGCCACTTCCACGCCCGGGTCACCGGTGGCCTGCAGGAGATGCTCGACGGCGCCGGCGCGCTGCGCCTGTCCGATCATCCGCCGCTGTGGAAGTTGTGCGAGCCCGAGCGGCGGATCGTGGTGGTGGCCCACGGCGGCACCAACGCGGTCTCCCTCGGCTATCTCCTCGGCATCGAGCCCGTGCCCTGGGAGTGGGAGCGGTTCGTGTCGTTCCATGCGTCGGTCAGCACACTGCAGCCGGTCGAGATCAGCTCGGGCCATACCTTCAGCCTGCTCCGCTTCGCTGACACCACACACCTGCCGGCAGAGCTGCAGACCCGCTGA
- a CDS encoding YraN family protein, giving the protein MSRARQALGARGEAMAAAWYERNGYTVLARNWRCRDGELDLIVHRGRTIVFCEVKSRSSSAFGVPVEAVTYEKRRRIRHLAARWLEEEAPFRPREIRFDVASILAGRLEVLEGAF; this is encoded by the coding sequence GTGAGTCGGGCCCGGCAGGCGCTGGGGGCGCGCGGCGAGGCCATGGCCGCCGCGTGGTACGAGCGCAACGGCTACACGGTGCTGGCCCGCAACTGGCGCTGCCGCGACGGTGAGCTCGACCTGATCGTGCATCGGGGGCGCACGATCGTGTTCTGCGAGGTGAAGTCCCGCTCGTCCTCCGCGTTCGGGGTGCCGGTCGAGGCGGTCACCTACGAGAAGCGGCGCCGCATCCGCCACCTGGCGGCGAGATGGCTGGAGGAGGAGGCGCCGTTTCGGCCCCGCGAGATCCGCTTCGACGTGGCATCGATCCTCGCCGGCCGTCTCGAGGTGCTCGAGGGCGCGTTCTGA
- a CDS encoding DUF2469 family protein, translating to MSTEDLEDYESELELQLYREYKDVVPMFRYVVETERRFYLANEVTQQVHGEGPRLWVELGLRDAWVWDMYRQNRFVSHVHVTTFKDVNVEELPREDLP from the coding sequence GTGAGCACCGAGGATCTCGAGGACTACGAGTCCGAGCTCGAGCTGCAGCTCTACCGCGAGTACAAAGACGTCGTCCCGATGTTCCGCTACGTCGTGGAGACGGAACGCCGCTTCTACCTCGCCAACGAGGTCACGCAGCAGGTCCACGGCGAGGGGCCACGCCTGTGGGTCGAGCTGGGGCTGCGCGACGCCTGGGTGTGGGACATGTACCGCCAGAACCGCTTCGTGTCCCACGTGCACGTCACGACCTTCAAGGACGTCAACGTCGAGGAGCTGCCCCGCGAGGACCTCCCGTGA
- the rplS gene encoding 50S ribosomal protein L19 — protein sequence MRATDLVDMRSLRTDIPDFAPGDTLKVHVRVVEGSRERVQVFQGAVIRRQGEGVRETFTVRKVSFGVGVERTFPVHSPIIAKIEVVSRGDVRRAKLYYLRDRVGKAAKIKEKRD from the coding sequence ATGAGAGCTACCGACCTCGTCGACATGCGGAGCCTCCGCACCGACATCCCGGATTTCGCCCCCGGCGACACGCTGAAGGTGCACGTCCGGGTGGTCGAAGGGTCGCGGGAGCGGGTCCAGGTCTTCCAGGGTGCGGTCATCCGCCGCCAGGGTGAGGGCGTGCGGGAGACCTTCACCGTCCGCAAGGTGAGCTTCGGCGTGGGGGTCGAGCGCACTTTCCCCGTGCACTCCCCGATCATCGCCAAGATCGAGGTCGTCAGCCGTGGCGACGTCCGCCGGGCCAAGCTCTACTACCTGCGTGACCGCGTCGGGAAGGCGGCCAAGATCAAAGAGAAGCGCGACTGA
- the trmD gene encoding tRNA (guanosine(37)-N1)-methyltransferase TrmD, which translates to MRIDVLTIFPGMVEDFACRSLLGKARERGLLDIRVHDLRSVTTDPHRSVDDTPFGGGAGMVLMPGPIFETVEAVDPPRPLLLLGPGGRRLDQQLVRELASLEGFSLLCGRYEGVDERVRTHLVDGEVSIGDFVLAGGEVAAMVVLEAVGRLVPGVMGNADSAAEESFADGLLEYPQYTKPADYRGMQVPAILRSGDHGQIARWRRAMALRRTLSDRPDLILARGGLTDEEEYLLLEFPED; encoded by the coding sequence GTGCGAATCGACGTGCTGACCATCTTCCCCGGCATGGTGGAGGACTTCGCCTGCCGGAGCCTGCTCGGCAAGGCCCGCGAGCGGGGTCTGCTCGACATACGGGTCCACGACCTGCGCTCGGTCACCACCGATCCCCACCGGTCGGTGGACGACACGCCCTTCGGCGGGGGAGCGGGGATGGTGCTCATGCCCGGGCCGATCTTCGAGACCGTCGAGGCCGTCGACCCCCCGAGGCCACTGCTGCTGCTCGGCCCGGGCGGCCGGCGGCTCGACCAGCAGCTCGTGCGCGAGCTGGCCTCCCTGGAGGGGTTCTCGTTGCTGTGCGGGCGCTACGAGGGGGTCGATGAGCGGGTGCGCACCCACTTGGTCGACGGTGAGGTGTCGATCGGTGACTTCGTGCTCGCTGGTGGCGAGGTGGCGGCGATGGTGGTGCTGGAGGCGGTGGGCCGGCTGGTGCCCGGGGTGATGGGCAACGCGGACTCGGCCGCCGAGGAGTCCTTCGCGGACGGGCTGCTCGAGTACCCCCAGTACACCAAGCCGGCCGACTACCGGGGGATGCAGGTGCCGGCCATCCTGCGCTCGGGTGACCACGGACAGATCGCCCGCTGGCGGCGGGCCATGGCCCTTCGGCGCACGCTGTCGGACCGGCCGGATCTCATCCTGGCCCGGGGTGGGCTCACCGATGAGGAGGAGTACCTGCTGCTCGAGTTCCCCGAGGATTGA